A single genomic interval of Candidatus Alcyoniella australis harbors:
- the otsB gene encoding trehalose-phosphatase: MNSRPIASLSSALHDPQLRQRLQRASARLLALDYDGTLAPFQVERMQAAPLPGVLAQLRRIAAGDTRLVLVSGRPIDELLKLLGELPLLMIGSHGSELRRPDGTRENHAADPRQAAGLDLGEQAITRLAHGASWERKLSSVALHTRGMDQSTAKELEDRACREFKSLAVQHGLECRRFNGGVELRTLGRHKGLALQPLIDGLPTDGLAVYIGDDETDEDAFTALGDHGVGIKVGTAGHASIARYALADCAEVLQFLDDWPVR, from the coding sequence GTGAACAGTCGGCCGATCGCGTCGCTTTCCTCGGCGCTTCACGACCCACAACTGCGACAACGCCTGCAACGCGCGAGCGCGCGGCTGTTGGCCCTGGATTACGACGGCACCCTGGCGCCGTTCCAGGTGGAGCGCATGCAAGCCGCGCCGTTGCCCGGCGTGCTTGCGCAGCTGCGGCGAATCGCCGCGGGCGACACGCGGCTGGTGTTGGTCTCGGGACGGCCGATCGACGAACTGCTCAAGCTGCTGGGCGAGCTGCCGCTACTGATGATCGGCTCCCACGGCAGTGAGCTGCGCCGTCCCGACGGCACGCGCGAAAACCACGCGGCCGACCCGCGACAAGCGGCGGGCCTGGACCTGGGCGAACAAGCGATCACCCGGCTTGCTCACGGCGCATCATGGGAGCGCAAGCTCTCAAGCGTGGCCCTGCACACCCGCGGCATGGACCAGTCCACCGCCAAGGAACTCGAGGACCGGGCTTGCCGCGAGTTCAAATCGCTGGCCGTGCAACACGGCCTGGAGTGTCGTCGCTTCAACGGCGGGGTGGAACTGCGCACTTTGGGACGCCACAAGGGGTTGGCCCTGCAACCGCTGATCGACGGGCTTCCAACAGACGGCCTGGCGGTCTACATCGGCGACGACGAGACCGACGAGGACGCGTTCACAGCCCTGGGCGACCACGGCGTGGGGATCAAAGTCGGAACAGCGGGCCACGCAAGCATCGCGCGCTACGCCTTGGCCGACTGCGCCGAGGTGCTGCAATTTCTGGACGACTGGCCCGTGAGATAG
- a CDS encoding glycosyltransferase, which produces MYRRFELDSSRPIACQVSRFDRFKDPLGVIRAYKLTRKYLPLQLILAGGSASDDPEGEAVLEQVRAAANNDPDIKILLLPSDAHRTINGLQRLSDIIVQKSTKEGFGLTVTEGLWKGKPVIGGNTGGIRLQVIDYHTGFLVNSPEGAALRIRYLLTHRRQLRKMGLTAKQFVRENFLLTRHLREYLTLIMALTGGIKERIEL; this is translated from the coding sequence TTGTACAGACGTTTCGAGCTCGACTCATCGCGGCCCATCGCCTGCCAAGTCTCGCGCTTCGATCGCTTCAAGGACCCGCTGGGCGTGATCCGCGCCTACAAGCTGACACGTAAATATCTGCCGCTACAGTTGATCCTCGCCGGCGGCTCGGCCAGCGACGATCCCGAGGGCGAGGCCGTGCTCGAACAGGTGCGCGCCGCAGCCAACAACGATCCGGACATTAAAATCCTGCTGCTGCCGTCCGACGCCCATCGCACGATCAACGGTCTGCAACGCCTGTCGGACATCATCGTGCAGAAGTCGACCAAGGAGGGCTTCGGCCTGACGGTCACCGAGGGGCTGTGGAAGGGCAAGCCGGTGATCGGCGGCAATACCGGCGGCATTCGACTACAGGTTATCGACTATCACACCGGCTTCCTGGTCAACTCGCCCGAGGGCGCAGCCCTGCGCATCCGCTATTTGCTGACCCACCGTCGCCAGCTACGCAAGATGGGACTCACGGCCAAGCAGTTCGTGCGCGAGAACTTCCTGCTCACCCGCCATCTGCGCGAATACCTGACGCTGATCATGGCGCTCACCGGCGGGATAAAAGAACGCATCGAGCTGTGA
- a CDS encoding DUF5752 family protein: MAINSKTNKTKAIPFAVKDCALLAIATGKRAQNLRELREHLLTIHPESIYYHFWGGLLRPRFDEREYQNDFALWARRGLRDLTLAERLAIIDPSDFPDLESLRQELIEVIEERLDQVEHVPWCKRDQQFHFIRSQVVVFDTGIRLQRPEQLRGAIGKLSEGSVFYHLIDARRRNADKSDDFRNWLNGLDDKHHALCDCIAAIDPLFGTLTELRELLVDCVDRHLEGDAQ; the protein is encoded by the coding sequence ATGGCTATTAACAGTAAAACGAATAAAACCAAGGCTATTCCATTCGCGGTCAAGGACTGCGCCCTGTTGGCCATTGCCACGGGCAAGCGCGCACAGAACCTGCGCGAGCTGCGCGAGCACCTGCTGACGATCCACCCGGAGAGCATCTACTACCACTTCTGGGGCGGGCTGCTCAGGCCGCGTTTTGACGAACGGGAATACCAGAACGATTTCGCTCTCTGGGCGCGGCGCGGACTGCGCGATCTGACGCTCGCCGAACGGCTGGCGATCATCGATCCCAGCGATTTCCCTGACCTTGAGTCCCTGCGACAGGAGCTGATCGAGGTAATCGAGGAGCGCCTGGACCAGGTCGAGCACGTGCCGTGGTGCAAGCGCGACCAGCAGTTCCATTTCATCCGCTCGCAGGTCGTGGTCTTTGACACCGGCATCCGCCTACAGAGGCCCGAACAGCTGCGGGGCGCCATCGGCAAGCTCAGCGAGGGCAGCGTGTTCTACCACCTGATCGACGCACGCCGCCGCAACGCTGACAAGAGCGACGACTTTCGCAACTGGCTCAACGGACTGGACGACAAGCATCACGCGCTGTGCGACTGCATCGCGGCAATCGATCCGTTATTCGGCACGCTGACCGAACTGCGCGAGCTGCTCGTCGACTGCGTGGACCGGCACCTCGAGGGGGACGCGCAGTGA
- a CDS encoding sigma 54-interacting transcriptional regulator, with the protein MGTQIEPPEIIAKSKPMSNLIKLVHKVAPYKSTVLVQGESGTGKELMAQLVHKLSPRKDNPFVVVDCGAIPPNLLEAELFGHVKGAFTGAVRSETGLFERGNGGTVFMDEIGELPLDLQVKLLRVIQEEVIHRVGERLPIKLDIRMIAATNRNLDQMVEEGKFRQDLYYRLNVVMLSIPPLRERDDDISPMAVYFVNKFSEKLNKPIAGITREALGMLRNYDWPGNVRELENAIEQTVVMLDEGTHITPENLPLFLEKRGAERRNRFRREALDKKLSIEEYTKCFIESYQDDHTEKALAKFLGITPKTLWKKRKRWGLKRSLA; encoded by the coding sequence ATGGGAACGCAAATAGAACCTCCCGAGATAATTGCAAAAAGCAAACCCATGAGCAATCTGATCAAGCTGGTGCACAAGGTTGCTCCCTATAAATCCACGGTCCTGGTGCAGGGCGAGAGCGGCACGGGCAAGGAGCTGATGGCCCAACTGGTCCACAAGCTCAGCCCGCGCAAGGATAATCCGTTCGTGGTCGTGGACTGCGGCGCGATTCCGCCCAACCTGCTCGAGGCCGAGCTGTTCGGCCACGTCAAGGGCGCGTTCACCGGTGCCGTGCGTTCGGAGACCGGCCTGTTCGAGCGCGGCAACGGCGGAACGGTCTTTATGGACGAGATCGGCGAGCTGCCGCTGGACCTGCAGGTCAAGCTGCTGCGCGTGATCCAGGAGGAGGTGATCCATCGTGTGGGCGAGCGCCTGCCGATTAAGCTCGACATCCGGATGATTGCCGCCACCAACCGCAACCTGGATCAGATGGTCGAGGAGGGCAAGTTCCGCCAGGACCTGTACTACCGCCTGAACGTGGTCATGCTCAGCATCCCGCCGCTGCGCGAACGCGATGACGACATCTCGCCGATGGCCGTGTACTTCGTCAACAAGTTCAGCGAGAAGCTCAACAAGCCGATCGCCGGGATCACCCGCGAGGCGCTTGGCATGCTGCGCAACTACGATTGGCCGGGCAACGTGCGCGAGCTGGAGAACGCCATTGAGCAGACCGTGGTGATGCTCGACGAGGGCACGCACATCACGCCCGAGAATCTGCCGTTGTTTCTGGAGAAACGCGGGGCCGAACGACGCAATCGTTTTCGCCGCGAGGCCTTGGACAAGAAGCTCTCGATCGAGGAGTACACCAAGTGCTTCATCGAGTCCTACCAGGATGATCACACTGAAAAGGCCCTGGCCAAGTTCCTCGGGATAACGCCCAAGACCCTGTGGAAAAAGCGCAAACGCTGGGGACTCAAACGCAGCCTCGCCTGA
- a CDS encoding EamA family transporter, whose protein sequence is MKVEVLKQGFKAFRKEHRRDLAGWASGFLLTFAASPLLSYAMKLTDKAGIVSATCGVGIVGLVIFASVVLKERFGKREAIGCLMVLAGTMLMGYFNKPIEIFQGYPIAKLFIVIGIIGSFTLLLCVAAWKTNKLISLTFGATAGLFIGFSLMLADLALIQSGNDFLGQLKNPFPYIALTTGTVALVLTQLAFFRGRAMVIVPTINSIMIASPPILELIVLGTVMSIMQVVGLLVILGGVLVLTTKTEGIRAT, encoded by the coding sequence ATGAAGGTCGAGGTCCTCAAGCAGGGCTTCAAGGCCTTTAGAAAAGAACACCGGCGGGACCTCGCCGGTTGGGCCTCCGGCTTCCTACTGACCTTCGCCGCATCGCCGCTGCTGTCCTACGCGATGAAGCTCACCGACAAGGCGGGCATCGTCTCGGCCACCTGCGGAGTCGGAATCGTCGGCCTGGTGATTTTCGCCTCGGTGGTGCTCAAGGAGCGCTTCGGCAAACGCGAGGCCATCGGCTGCCTGATGGTGTTGGCCGGCACGATGCTGATGGGCTATTTCAACAAGCCGATCGAGATCTTTCAGGGCTATCCGATCGCCAAGCTGTTCATCGTCATCGGCATTATCGGCAGCTTCACGCTGCTGCTGTGCGTGGCCGCCTGGAAAACCAACAAGCTGATCAGCCTGACCTTCGGCGCAACCGCCGGCCTGTTCATCGGCTTCTCGCTGATGCTCGCCGACTTGGCGCTGATCCAGTCGGGCAACGATTTCCTCGGACAGCTTAAAAATCCATTCCCGTACATCGCGCTGACCACCGGCACGGTGGCGCTGGTGCTGACCCAGCTCGCGTTCTTCCGCGGACGGGCGATGGTGATCGTACCCACAATCAATTCGATCATGATCGCCAGCCCACCGATTCTGGAGCTGATCGTGCTCGGTACTGTGATGAGCATTATGCAGGTTGTGGGCCTGCTTGTTATTCTCGGCGGAGTGTTGGTCCTCACGACCAAAACCGAGGGTATCCGCGCGACTTAA